In the Oreochromis aureus strain Israel breed Guangdong linkage group 14, ZZ_aureus, whole genome shotgun sequence genome, one interval contains:
- the LOC116331875 gene encoding von Willebrand factor A domain-containing protein 5A-like: MASCGLLTVQMEPVPLKSIEVELEVRDHVATVVSTLNYENKEDKPLEAVFVFPLPGDAAVCHFSAQIGQTQIVAEVKEKQKAREEYDDALSSGQQAFLLVESDESPDIFSLSVGSLPPGESASIRLEYVIELAVQADDGLRFCLPAVLNPRYQPHGSEGAGFQVTSVPASLVPYSLSFSARVSSPHPISKVESNCSLDPLQYLNTDQTQATVKLAAGHKFDRDVELLIYYKDAHQPTAVVEAGQASAEPGSLMGDPVVMVSLYPEFPQSVTSSMAPCGEFVFLIDRSGSMGSRNHRLTRQTRILSARDTLLLLLKSLPMGCYFNIYSFGSKYEHIFPKSVEYSQKTMEEALKKVKKMKANLGGTKILEPLKHIYSQPCIPNQPRQLFVFTDGAVGNTKEVIDLVKKNSDSHRCFSFGIGEGASSALINGMAKEGGGHAQFTTGTDRMQPKVMQSLRFALQPAVVDISVTWDLPKEVSVTVLSPPITALFQGQRSLIYAQLTGQSSEAAEGCVTLKYSLAGHPSENQLHFSLRPAEDAGLTVHMLAARTLIRSLEMEARANKGERDEEMKKKVEELSIQSGVSSAFTAFIAVSKSSGVAIQGPLICIENRANFLYLRQYSFSDSCEISKGTNTGSCGLLTAQKDPVPLKSIEVELEVRDHVATVVSTLNYENKEDKPLEAVFVFPLPGDAAVCHFSAQIGQTQIVAELKEKQKAREEYDDALSSGQQAFLLEESDESPDIFSLSVGSLPPGESASIRLEYVTELAVQADDGLRFCLPAVLNPRYQPQGSEGAGVQVTSVPASLVPYSLSFSARVSSPRPISKLESNCSLDPLQYLNTDQTQATVKLAAGHKFDRDVELLIYYKDAHQPTAVVEAGQASAEPGSLMGDPVVMVSLYPEFPQSVMSSMASCGEFVFLMDRSGSMGSRIKRRSLQTCIHSAKDTLLLLLKSLPMGCYFNIYSFGSRYEHIFPKSVEYSQQTMEEALKKVKKMKADLGETEILEPLKHIYSQPCIPNQPRQLFVLTRGWVKNDKEVIDLVKKNSSSHRCFSFGTGENTSYNFINKMSKEGRGHAQFITATDKIQPKVMQSLQFALQPSVIDISVTWDLPKEVSVTVLSLPITSILQGQRSLIYAQLTGQSSEAAEGCVTLKYSLAGHPSENQLHFSLRPAEDTGLTVHMLAARTLIRSLEMEARDDKGEDDKVKKKVEELSIQSGLSSAFTAFIAVSKSSGEAIQGPLIPPPSLKQCNLVDSCESQPCSSKGISVTEKLRSAFSRINSHFKHAQSRSPQRKATKSQLSVNDPLLQLVSLLEASGCWLLKPALASVLGKTSKEVANLKPASASSEVWATILALIWLHGFKMDAKDEWELLAVKAASWLRAQNATCVTECVEAGNALLGCSVTKDALGL; the protein is encoded by the exons TGCTCAGATTGGACAGACACAGATTGTAGCTGAGGTGAAGGAGAAACAGAAG GCTCGTGAGGAGTATGATGATGCTCTGAGCTCCGGTCAGCAGGCCTTCCTATTGGTGGAGAGTGATGAGAGTCCAGATATATTCTCTCTGAGTGTGGGCAGTCTGCCTCCAGGAGAGAGCGCCTCCATCAGGTTGGAGTACGTCATTGAGCTGGCTGTGCAGGCTGATGATGGTCTGAGGTTCTGTctgcctgctgtgctcaaccCTCGATACCAACCTCATG GTAGTGAAGGTGCAGGTTTCCAGGTGACTTCTGTTCCAGCCTCTCTGGTGCCCTACAGTCTGTCTTTTTCTGCCCGAGTCTCCTCTCCTCATCCAATCTCTAAAGTAGAGTCCAACTGTTCCCTGGACCCTCTGCAGTACCTCAACACTGATCAAACCCAGGCCACG GTCAAGCTGGCTGCAGGACACAAGTTTGACAGAGATGTTGAACTGCTGATTTATTACAAAGACGCCCACCAGCCCACTGCTGTGGTGGAGGCAGGACAGGCCTCTGCTGAGCCGG GCTCTCTGATGGGTGATCCAGTGGTGATGGTGAGTCTGTACCCTGAGTTCCCCCAGTCTGTGACGTCTTCAATGGCTCCATGTGGAGAGTTTGTGTTCTTAATCGATCGATCTGGAAGTATGGGATCTAGGAACCACAGATTGACTCGCCAGACTCGCATCCTCAGTGCAAGG GATACTCTACTGCTCCTGTTGAAGAGCTTACCAATGGGTTGCTATTTCAACATTTACAGTTTCGGGTCCAAATATGAACACATCTTCCC TAAGAGTGTGGAGTACAGCCAGAAGACCATGGAGGAGGCTCTGAAGAAAGTTAAGAAGATGAAGGCTAATCTTGGAGGAACAAAGATCCTGGAGCCCCTCAAACATATTTACAGCCAGCCCTGCATTCCCAATCAGCCCAGACAG CTGTTTGTCTTTACTGATGGAGCGGTGGGGAACACCAAAGAAGTGATCGATCTGGTGAAGAAGAATTCAGATTCTCACAG GTGTTTCTCTTTTGGGATTGGGGAAGGGGCCAGCTCTGCTCTCATCAATGGGATGGCCAAGGAAGGAGGAGGTCACGCTCAGTTCACCACAGGGACTGACAGGATGCAACCAAAA GTGATGCAGTCGCTGCGATTTGCTCTGCAGCCGGCTGTGGTCGACATCTCAGTCACATGGGATTTACCAAAGGAAGTGTCTGTCACTGTCCTCTCTCCACCAATCACAGCACTTTtccagggtcagaggtcactgattTATGCCCAGCTCACTGGACAG AGCTCAGAGGCAGCAGAGGGCTGTGTGACGCTGAAGTACAGCCTGGCAGGTCATCCCTCTGAGAACCAGCTGCACTTCAGTCTCAGACCTGCAGAGGACGCTGG ATTAACAGTCCACATGTTGGCTGCTCGAACTCTGATTCGCTCCCTCGAGATGGAAGCAAGAGCCAACAAAGGAGAGCGTGATGAGGAAATGAAGAAGAAGGTGGAGGAGTTGAGTATCCAGTCAGGAGTGAGCAGTGCCTTTACTGCCTTTATTGCTGTTAGTAAAAGCAGTGGTGTGGCAATACAAGGACCCCTGATATGCATAGAAAATCGAGCAAACT TTTTATACCTTCGCCAATACAGTTTTTCAGATTCCTGTGAGATCAGTAAGG GTACAAATACGGGATCCTGTGGTCTGCTAACTGCCCAGAAGGacccag TTCCTCTGAAGAGCATtgaggtggagctggaggtgaGGGACCATGTGGCTACAGTGGTCTCCACTCTGAACTACGAGAACAAGGAGGACAAACCATTAGAGGCTGTTTTTGTCTTCCCTCTGCCTGgagatgctgctgtctgtcattTCAGTGCTCAGATTGGACAGACACAGATTGTAGCTGAGCTGAAGGAGAAACAGAAG GCTCGTGAGGAGTATGATGATGCTCTGAGCTCCGGTCAGCAGGCCTTCCTATTGGAAGAGAGTGATGAGAGTCCAGATATATTCTCTCTGAGTGTGGGCAGTCTGCCTCCAGGAGAGAGCGCCTCCATCAGGTTGGAGTACGTCACTGAGCTGGCTGTGCAGGCTGATGATGGTCTGAGGTTCTGTctgcctgctgtgctcaaccCTCGATACCAACCTCAGG GTAGTGAAGGTGCAGGTGTCCAGGTGACTTCTGTTCCAGCCTCTCTGGTGCCCTACAGTCTGTCTTTTTCTGCCCGAGTGTCCTCTCCTCGTCCAATCTCTAAATTAGAGTCCAACTGTTCCCTGGACCCTCTGCAGTACCTCAACACTGATCAAACCCAGGCCACG GTCAAGCTGGCTGCAGGACACAAGTTTGACAGAGATGTTGAACTGCTGATTTATTACAAAGACGCCCACCAGCCCACTGCTGTGGTGGAGGCAGGACAGGCCTCTGCTGAGCCGG gCTCTCTGATGGGTGATCCAGTGGTGATGGTGAGTCTGTACCCTGAGTTCCCCCAGTCTGTGATGTCTTCAATGGCTTCATGTGGAGAGTTTGTGTTCTTAATGGATCGATCTGGAAGTATGGGATCTAGGATCAAAAGAAGGAGTCTTCAGACTTGCATCCACAGTGCAAAG GATACTCTGCTCCTCCTGTTGAAGAGTTTACCAATGGGCTGCTATTtcaacatttacagttttgggtCCAGATATGAACACATCTTCCC TAAGAGTGTGGAGTACAGCCAGCAGACCATGGAGGAGGCTctgaaaaaagtaaagaagatgAAGGCTGATCTTGGAGAAACAGAGATCCTGGAGCCCCTCAAACATATTTACAGCCAGCCCTGCATTCCCAATCAGCCTagacag CTGTTTGTCTTAACTCGCGGATGGGTGAAGAACGACAAAGAAGTGATAGATCTGGTGAAGAAGAATTCAAGTTCTCACag GTGTTTCTCTTTTGGGACAGGGGAAAACACCAGCTATAATTTCATTAATAAGATGTCCAAGGAAGGAAGAGGTCACGCTCAGTTCATCACAGCGACTGACAAGATACAACCAAAA GTGATGCAATCACTGCAATTTGCTCTGCAGCCATCTGTGATTGACATCTCAGTCACATGGGATTTACCAAAGGAAGTGTCTGTCACTGTCCTCTCACTCCCAATCACATCCATTCtccagggtcagaggtcactgattTATGCCCAGCTCACTGGACAG AGCTCAGAGGCAGCAGAGGGCTGTGTGACGCTGAAGTACAGCCTGGCAGGTCATCCCTCTGAGAACCAGCTGCACTTCAGTCTCAGACCTGCAGAGGACACTGG ATTAACAGTCCACATGTTGGCTGCTCGAACTCTGATTCGCTCCCTCGAGATGGAAGCGAGAGATGACAAAGGAGAGGATGACAAAGTGAAGAAGAAGGTGGAGGAGTTGAGTATCCAGTCAGGATTGAGCAGTGCCTTTACTGCCTTTATTGCTGTTAGTAAAAGCAGTGGTGAGGCGATACAAGGACCCCTGATACCACCACCCA GTTTAAAACAGTGTAATTTGGTGGATTCATGTGAGAGTCAGCCATGCAGCAGTAAGG GGATCTCTGTAACGGAGAAACTGAGATCAG CCTTCAGCCGCATTAACTCCCACTTCAAGCATGCTCAAAGCCGCTCACCTCAGAGGAAGG CCACCAAGTCTCAGCTGTCAGTCAACGACCCTTTGCTGCAGCTGGTTTCCCTGCTGGAAGCCTCTGGATGCTGGTTATTGAAGCCAGCTTTGGCCTCCGTGCTGGGGAAGACCAGCAAGGAGGTGGCAAACCTGAAACCTGCATCG GCCAGCAGTGAAGTGTGGGCCACCATTCTGGCTCTGATCTGGCTTCATGGTTTTAAGATGGATGCAAAGGACGAGTGGGAGCTTCTGGCTGTGAAGGCTGCCTCATGGCTCCGTGCTCAGAATG CGACGTGTGTGACAGAGTGTGTGGAGGCTGGAAATGCACTGCTGGGTTGCAGCGTAACGAAAGATGCTTTGGGGCTCTGA